A DNA window from Sphingopyxis macrogoltabida contains the following coding sequences:
- a CDS encoding DUF1963 domain-containing protein has protein sequence MSQLESAAVKLIGVTLAFLLVAWFVWRKRQGETVPAAPKTPRSPSMPREFKLPTLSRKERAVAEEPVEISPSRLARVSGKAPLAGLSEPAPKSEPSAPPPDPETRAMAEAMLASMVAQVEHEADLVDRRGSEAVAIRLVPQIPPRDTDGATSWLGGAPRLDARTPWPEIRETPADFLAQIDCTALPAELWDGLGPRSGALAFFIHPRDGDMLVVHVAEPGDPVGPPQPQDEEDVFFAPHGGLRFGDLMPFARRAFPQWPVDLVAVRPGDPDPRDAEGSDDGPGHRLYRAGYDIADPAWHPFDWASMTAMAEILDMRISRFWRDPGDAPSPIEVQRANVERRLAEAAGGEGEPVDRTLLENQLATLTELAEAAHAAAEMNREALANAQEIIAIVRESAGRDDFSPAAAAAVMGALQTIRWAKVNRKPDPAGRPGAEAIETLVLPLTEHHPEAPLWAHDYHSIWFDHAKHAYAAGSDALSAEALAVLEPYCRELAAREMGGIGHVPFAYVHDYDADADATMLELPSSGLMSWMFGDVDHLVLTMRKADLVAGRLDRPVVQVSN, from the coding sequence ATGAGCCAGCTTGAATCGGCAGCAGTGAAGCTGATCGGCGTTACGCTCGCCTTCCTGCTGGTCGCCTGGTTCGTGTGGCGGAAACGTCAGGGCGAGACCGTGCCGGCCGCCCCGAAAACGCCCCGGTCGCCGTCGATGCCGCGCGAATTCAAGCTGCCGACGCTGTCGCGCAAGGAACGCGCGGTCGCCGAGGAACCGGTCGAAATCTCGCCATCGCGGCTCGCGCGGGTCAGCGGCAAGGCGCCGCTCGCCGGGCTAAGCGAACCTGCCCCCAAATCCGAACCGAGCGCGCCGCCGCCCGATCCCGAAACGCGCGCGATGGCCGAAGCGATGCTCGCGTCGATGGTGGCGCAGGTCGAGCATGAGGCCGATCTGGTCGATCGGCGCGGCAGCGAAGCCGTGGCCATCCGCCTTGTCCCGCAAATTCCGCCGCGCGACACGGACGGGGCGACGAGCTGGCTCGGCGGCGCGCCGCGCCTCGACGCGCGCACGCCATGGCCCGAGATTCGCGAGACGCCGGCCGATTTCCTCGCGCAGATCGATTGCACCGCGCTGCCCGCCGAGCTTTGGGACGGCTTGGGACCGCGCAGCGGCGCGCTCGCCTTCTTCATCCATCCGCGCGACGGCGACATGCTCGTCGTCCATGTCGCCGAGCCCGGCGATCCGGTCGGCCCGCCGCAGCCGCAGGACGAGGAGGATGTTTTCTTCGCCCCGCACGGCGGGCTGCGCTTCGGCGACCTGATGCCCTTCGCGCGGCGCGCCTTTCCCCAATGGCCCGTCGATCTGGTCGCGGTACGCCCGGGCGACCCCGATCCGCGCGACGCCGAAGGCAGCGACGACGGCCCGGGCCACCGCCTTTATCGCGCCGGCTATGATATCGCCGACCCGGCATGGCACCCGTTCGACTGGGCGAGCATGACCGCGATGGCCGAGATTCTCGACATGCGGATTTCGCGCTTCTGGCGCGATCCCGGCGATGCACCGTCGCCGATCGAGGTCCAGCGCGCCAATGTCGAGCGGCGCCTCGCCGAGGCTGCCGGCGGAGAAGGCGAACCGGTCGACCGGACGCTGCTCGAAAATCAGCTTGCGACGCTGACCGAGCTTGCCGAAGCCGCACATGCCGCAGCCGAGATGAACCGCGAAGCGCTGGCCAATGCGCAGGAGATCATCGCGATCGTCCGCGAAAGCGCAGGCCGCGACGATTTCTCGCCGGCGGCCGCGGCGGCAGTAATGGGGGCGCTGCAGACGATCCGCTGGGCCAAGGTCAACCGCAAGCCCGATCCCGCGGGACGCCCCGGCGCCGAGGCGATCGAGACGCTCGTGCTGCCGCTCACCGAGCATCATCCCGAGGCGCCCCTGTGGGCGCATGATTACCACAGCATCTGGTTCGACCATGCCAAACATGCCTATGCCGCCGGATCGGACGCGCTGTCGGCCGAGGCGCTCGCGGTCCTCGAACCCTATTGCCGCGAGCTGGCGGCGCGCGAGATGGGCGGCATCGGGCATGTCCCCTTCGCCTATGTCCATGATTATGATGCGGACGCCGATGCGACGATGCTCGAATTGCCGTCGAGCGGGCTGATGAGCTGGATGTTCGGCGATGTCGACCATCTGGTGCTGACGATGCGCAAGGCCGATCTTGTCGCCGGACGGCTCGACCGGCCGGTCGTTCAAGTGAGCAACTAG
- the phbB gene encoding acetoacetyl-CoA reductase encodes MTRVAIVTGGSRGIGEAISLKLQEQGVTVVANYGGNDEKAREFTERTGIAAMKWDVGDHQACLDSCARIAEEFGPVDIVVNNAGITRDGTLARMSYDDWDDVMRVNLGGCFNMAKATFGGMVERGWGRIVNIGSINGQAGQYGQVNYAAAKSGIHGFTKALAQEGAKKGVTVNAIAPGYIDTDMVAAVPAPVLEKIVAKIPVGRLGQADEIARGVAFLCSEDAGFVTGSTMSINGGQHMY; translated from the coding sequence ATGACACGCGTAGCAATCGTCACCGGCGGCAGCCGCGGCATCGGCGAAGCCATTTCGCTGAAATTGCAGGAGCAGGGCGTCACCGTCGTCGCCAACTATGGCGGCAACGACGAAAAAGCCCGGGAATTTACCGAACGCACCGGCATCGCGGCGATGAAGTGGGACGTCGGCGACCATCAGGCGTGTCTCGACAGTTGCGCGCGCATCGCCGAAGAGTTCGGCCCCGTCGACATCGTCGTCAACAACGCCGGGATCACCCGCGACGGCACGCTCGCCCGCATGAGCTATGACGATTGGGACGACGTCATGCGCGTCAATCTCGGCGGCTGCTTCAACATGGCGAAGGCGACCTTTGGCGGCATGGTCGAGCGCGGCTGGGGCCGCATCGTCAACATCGGCTCGATCAACGGACAGGCCGGCCAGTACGGCCAGGTCAATTATGCCGCCGCCAAATCGGGCATCCACGGCTTTACCAAGGCGCTGGCGCAGGAAGGCGCCAAGAAGGGCGTGACGGTCAACGCGATCGCGCCCGGCTATATCGACACCGACATGGTCGCCGCGGTGCCCGCACCGGTGCTCGAAAAGATCGTCGCCAAGATCCCGGTCGGCCGCCTCGGCCAAGCCGACGAAATCGCGCGCGGCGTTGCCTTTCTGTGCAGCGAGGATGCGGGCTTCGTCACCGGATCGACGATGAGCATCAACGGCGGCCAGCATATGTATTGA
- a CDS encoding SIMPL domain-containing protein — MRTQPLMLIPLLALAACGDKAPDPRGVEHDETLLSVSATGRSETRPDEARFTAGVSTIAAASEEATRRNNETMAKVTEALKAFGVAEKDLQTRQLTVNRIDWGANKGKYEAVNQVEVRMRAVDKAGEAVAATTRAGANVLSGPTLRVSDQEAATKSAYAAAYRAARARADAYAGAAGLKIDRVLAIRDGGGAPPPMPYYEMDAANRVAPQAVAAAPPFNPGVSESQVSVQVDFALTKK; from the coding sequence ATGCGCACCCAGCCCCTAATGCTGATCCCTCTGCTCGCCCTCGCCGCCTGCGGCGACAAGGCGCCCGACCCACGCGGGGTCGAGCATGACGAAACCCTGCTGTCGGTGTCGGCGACCGGCCGGTCAGAGACACGCCCCGACGAGGCGCGCTTCACCGCCGGGGTGAGCACGATCGCCGCCGCGTCCGAAGAGGCGACGCGGCGCAACAACGAAACCATGGCCAAGGTGACCGAAGCGCTGAAAGCCTTTGGCGTTGCCGAAAAGGACCTGCAGACGCGCCAGTTGACCGTCAACCGGATCGACTGGGGCGCCAACAAGGGCAAATATGAAGCTGTGAATCAGGTCGAGGTGCGGATGCGCGCCGTCGACAAGGCGGGCGAAGCGGTGGCGGCAACCACCCGCGCCGGTGCCAATGTCCTGTCGGGTCCGACGCTGCGCGTCTCCGATCAGGAGGCCGCGACCAAGTCGGCCTATGCTGCCGCTTACCGTGCCGCGCGGGCGCGCGCCGACGCCTATGCCGGCGCGGCGGGGCTCAAGATCGACCGCGTCCTTGCGATCCGCGACGGCGGCGGCGCGCCGCCGCCAATGCCCTATTATGAAATGGACGCCGCCAACCGCGTCGCGCCGCAGGCCGTCGCCGCCGCGCCGCCTTTCAACCCCGGCGTCAGTGAATCGCAGGTATCGGTGCAGGTCGATTTCGCGCTGACGAAGAAATAG
- a CDS encoding xanthine dehydrogenase family protein molybdopterin-binding subunit yields MAGIRDTVGKDKRRLPHVSRRSLLVGATAAGGLAIAWSLWPRDYSPNLTAAPDEHVFNAFLKIGDDGHISAIVPQCEMGQGVTTLLPQIMADELGADWRTIAVETAPISPLYTNTLVVDEDSAIFTPRSGVPDFVQDVRGWVRCEWAVRHAVMLTANSSSVRMFEAPCRDAAAQARALLMMAAARRWDADWEACDTQDGFVILGAKKLRFAEVAAAAALLEPPAEPVYRASSADPLYGKELTRLDLPAKVDGSANYAGDIRLPDMVFAAIRQGPVGATRLKSIDRKAGMKSPGLLHIVEHERWLATVARNWWAANRALDRFAPVFETEGAPVSSDRIDKALKSALKADAFRIRSEGDVGEAMAGRTKVAAEYAVAPALHAPIETRTATAAPDGAKLRVWVATQAPAQCRDAIARATGLAPAAVTLFPMMAGGSFDACLDHNVAVQAAIIALQIKRPVQLAWSRAEEIMRVPPRAPARAKLTATLNAAGGIDALVTRIAVPSTNHEVRDRLFDNSPPDVAQRASAGKPDAASVEGAANGYAIPHLAVDHCPADIGLPTARWRGNADSYTAFFTESFVDEMAARAGTDALSYRMAMLGNAPLLARCLLTATSLGGWEGGLSGTAQGLACHSMRRSHIALMATARQSDKGLQVEQLVAVVDAGRLVNPAIARQQVEGGLIFGLAAAVGATTDYEGGLATARKFGQLGLPRLSQTPQILIEFVDSDRDPGGLGEIGVPVVAPAIANALFAATGRRIRRLPLSAHPL; encoded by the coding sequence ATGGCGGGCATTCGCGACACTGTGGGGAAAGACAAAAGGCGCCTGCCGCATGTCAGCCGCCGTTCGCTGCTCGTCGGCGCGACCGCCGCAGGTGGCCTCGCGATCGCGTGGAGCCTGTGGCCGCGCGATTATAGCCCCAATCTGACTGCCGCGCCCGACGAACATGTCTTCAACGCCTTTCTGAAGATCGGCGACGACGGGCATATCAGCGCCATCGTCCCGCAGTGCGAGATGGGACAAGGCGTCACCACGCTGCTGCCGCAGATCATGGCCGACGAACTCGGCGCCGACTGGCGCACGATCGCGGTCGAAACCGCGCCGATCAGCCCGCTCTATACCAACACGCTGGTGGTCGACGAGGATAGCGCCATCTTCACCCCGCGCAGCGGTGTCCCCGATTTCGTCCAGGACGTGCGCGGCTGGGTGCGCTGCGAATGGGCGGTCCGCCACGCCGTGATGCTCACCGCGAACAGCTCGTCGGTGCGGATGTTCGAGGCGCCGTGCCGCGACGCGGCGGCGCAGGCGCGCGCGCTGCTGATGATGGCGGCGGCGCGGCGCTGGGACGCCGACTGGGAAGCGTGCGACACGCAGGACGGGTTCGTCATATTGGGCGCGAAGAAGCTGCGCTTCGCCGAAGTCGCGGCGGCGGCCGCATTGCTCGAGCCGCCCGCCGAGCCCGTCTATCGCGCGTCGAGCGCCGATCCGCTGTACGGCAAGGAACTGACGCGGCTCGACCTGCCGGCGAAGGTCGACGGATCGGCCAATTACGCGGGCGATATCCGCCTGCCCGACATGGTCTTCGCCGCGATCCGGCAAGGCCCGGTCGGCGCGACCCGATTGAAGAGCATCGACCGCAAGGCGGGGATGAAATCGCCCGGCCTGCTCCATATCGTCGAGCATGAGCGCTGGCTCGCCACCGTGGCGCGCAACTGGTGGGCTGCAAACCGCGCGCTCGACCGCTTCGCCCCGGTTTTCGAAACCGAGGGGGCGCCGGTTTCGAGCGACCGGATCGACAAGGCGCTGAAAAGCGCGCTCAAGGCGGATGCCTTCCGGATCAGGAGCGAAGGCGACGTTGGCGAGGCGATGGCGGGGCGCACCAAGGTCGCGGCCGAATATGCCGTCGCCCCGGCGCTTCACGCCCCGATCGAAACGCGCACCGCGACCGCCGCCCCCGACGGCGCCAAGCTGCGCGTCTGGGTCGCGACGCAGGCGCCCGCGCAGTGCCGCGATGCGATTGCGCGCGCGACCGGGCTGGCGCCGGCGGCCGTCACGCTGTTCCCGATGATGGCCGGGGGTTCGTTCGACGCCTGCCTCGATCACAATGTCGCGGTGCAGGCGGCGATCATCGCCTTGCAGATCAAGCGCCCCGTCCAGCTCGCCTGGTCGCGCGCCGAGGAAATCATGCGCGTGCCGCCGCGCGCGCCAGCGCGCGCGAAGCTGACCGCGACGCTGAACGCCGCCGGCGGGATCGACGCGCTCGTCACGCGCATCGCGGTGCCGTCCACCAACCACGAAGTCCGCGACCGGCTGTTCGACAATAGCCCGCCCGACGTCGCGCAGCGCGCTTCAGCGGGCAAACCCGACGCTGCATCGGTCGAAGGCGCCGCGAACGGCTATGCGATCCCGCATCTCGCGGTCGATCATTGTCCCGCCGATATCGGCCTGCCGACCGCGCGCTGGCGCGGCAACGCCGACAGCTACACCGCCTTCTTCACCGAATCCTTCGTTGACGAGATGGCGGCGCGCGCCGGGACCGACGCGCTGTCGTACCGGATGGCGATGCTCGGCAATGCGCCGTTGCTGGCACGCTGCCTGCTCACCGCGACCAGCCTCGGCGGCTGGGAGGGTGGCCTGTCTGGAACCGCGCAAGGCCTCGCCTGTCACAGCATGCGCCGCAGCCATATCGCGCTGATGGCGACCGCGCGCCAAAGCGACAAGGGGCTGCAGGTCGAACAGCTCGTTGCGGTCGTCGACGCCGGCCGTCTCGTCAATCCGGCGATCGCACGGCAACAGGTCGAGGGCGGGCTGATCTTCGGCCTCGCCGCCGCAGTCGGCGCGACGACCGACTATGAGGGCGGGCTGGCGACCGCGCGCAAGTTCGGCCAGCTCGGCCTGCCGCGACTGTCGCAAACGCCGCAGATATTGATCGAGTTCGTTGACAGCGACCGCGATCCGGGCGGGCTCGGCGAGATCGGCGTACCGGTGGTCGCCCCCGCGATCGCCAACGCGCTGTTCGCGGCGACCGGGCGCCGTATCCGCCGCCTGCCCCTCTCGGCGCATCCACTATGA
- a CDS encoding CoA-binding protein, which yields MAINDENEIRELLGQPRRIAVVGASPNPARASNEVLAFLVRQGHDVIAVNPGHAGKTIHDAPVVATLADVEPPAHLVDIFRNSAEAGAAVDEAIVHGAKAVWMQMGVIDEAAAARAEAAGLAVVMDRCPKVEIPRLGLLR from the coding sequence ATGGCGATCAATGACGAAAATGAGATTCGCGAGCTGTTGGGCCAGCCGCGCCGTATCGCCGTCGTCGGCGCCTCGCCGAACCCGGCCCGCGCCTCGAACGAGGTCCTCGCCTTTCTCGTCCGGCAGGGCCATGACGTGATCGCCGTCAACCCCGGCCACGCCGGCAAGACGATCCATGACGCTCCCGTCGTTGCGACGCTCGCCGATGTCGAGCCGCCCGCGCATCTCGTCGATATTTTCCGCAATAGCGCCGAAGCCGGCGCCGCGGTCGACGAAGCGATCGTCCATGGCGCCAAGGCCGTGTGGATGCAGATGGGGGTGATCGACGAAGCCGCCGCCGCGCGCGCCGAAGCGGCGGGGCTGGCCGTGGTCATGGACCGTTGCCCCAAGGTCGAAATCCCGCGCCTCGGCCTGCTCAGGTGA
- the hemH gene encoding ferrochelatase, with amino-acid sequence MSADDRIGVLLVNLGTPDAPDPASVRRYLAQFLSDRRVVEIPQILWQPILRGAILTTRPRKSAEAYAQVWTEAGSPLAAITRAQAEKLQAALGDAALVSHAMRYGQPAIGASIDALFAAGCRRILIAPLYPQYCAATTATVADAANAHLATLRWQPALRFLPPYPDDGAYIGALKISVEAGLAALDFTPDVLLASFHGMPERTRALGDPYHDQCRDTARRLSEALGHPVEVAFQSRFGRAKWLEPATDATLARLGAAGSSVAIFAPGFAADCLETLEELAIRGKEQFAGAGGRQFAYLPCLNDSAPGMTMLETLVRRELAGWL; translated from the coding sequence ATGAGTGCCGACGACAGGATCGGGGTGCTGCTGGTCAACCTCGGCACCCCCGACGCGCCCGACCCAGCGTCGGTGCGCCGCTATCTTGCCCAATTCCTGTCCGACCGCCGCGTCGTCGAAATCCCGCAAATCCTGTGGCAGCCGATCCTGCGCGGCGCAATCCTGACCACCCGGCCGCGCAAGTCGGCCGAGGCTTATGCGCAGGTATGGACCGAAGCGGGATCGCCGCTCGCCGCCATCACCCGCGCCCAGGCCGAAAAGCTGCAAGCGGCGCTGGGCGACGCCGCGCTCGTCTCGCACGCGATGCGCTACGGCCAGCCCGCCATCGGCGCCAGCATCGACGCGCTGTTCGCCGCCGGGTGCCGCCGCATCCTGATCGCGCCGCTCTACCCGCAATATTGCGCCGCGACGACGGCGACGGTCGCCGACGCCGCCAATGCGCATCTTGCGACGCTGCGCTGGCAGCCGGCGCTCCGCTTCCTGCCCCCTTATCCGGACGACGGCGCCTATATCGGCGCGCTGAAAATATCGGTCGAGGCGGGATTGGCGGCGCTCGATTTCACTCCTGATGTGCTGCTCGCAAGCTTTCACGGCATGCCCGAACGCACCCGTGCGCTCGGCGACCCCTATCACGACCAGTGCCGCGACACCGCGCGGCGGCTGTCCGAGGCCTTGGGGCACCCCGTCGAGGTCGCCTTCCAGTCGCGCTTCGGCCGCGCCAAATGGCTCGAACCCGCCACCGACGCGACGCTCGCCCGGCTGGGCGCGGCAGGCTCCAGCGTCGCGATCTTCGCACCGGGCTTCGCCGCCGATTGCCTCGAGACGCTCGAGGAGCTGGCGATCCGCGGCAAGGAGCAGTTTGCAGGCGCGGGCGGGCGGCAGTTCGCTTACCTGCCGTGTCTGAACGACAGCGCGCCCGGCATGACGATGCTCGAAACGCTGGTCCGGCGCGAACTCGCAGGATGGCTTTAG
- a CDS encoding Mrp/NBP35 family ATP-binding protein, with the protein MTDIAPLASIATDLSGGRTSGLRFLDEQGTLAIVLDVTGLAEAERKPLEDKLRAGLLARPGVAEVRVAMTAEKKALTIIAVGSGKGGVGKSTLAANLAVALRRQGVKVGLVDADIYGPSQPRLMDSEGVKPEARGSKLAPVPNAYGVPMLSTGQIAAPGQAIAWRGPMAGKALEQLVDASWGDIDTLVVDLPPGTGDVQLTMIQRHKPAGAVIVSTPQDLALMDATRAISLFEQAEVPIIGLVENMAGYACPHCGEVSDPFGCGGAEAAAQTMGLDFLGRVPLSMGIRLASDGGVPPAAGTDPVGEPFHAIAAKVAAWLAARKGR; encoded by the coding sequence ATGACCGATATCGCTCCCCTCGCCAGCATCGCCACCGACCTCAGCGGCGGCCGCACCTCCGGCCTCCGTTTTCTCGACGAGCAAGGCACGCTCGCGATCGTCCTCGACGTCACCGGGCTGGCGGAAGCCGAGCGCAAACCGCTTGAAGACAAGCTGCGCGCCGGACTGCTCGCCCGGCCCGGCGTTGCCGAGGTGCGCGTCGCGATGACCGCCGAGAAAAAGGCGCTGACGATCATCGCGGTCGGCAGCGGCAAGGGCGGCGTCGGGAAGTCGACGCTCGCCGCCAACCTTGCCGTCGCGCTGCGCCGGCAGGGGGTGAAGGTCGGGCTGGTCGATGCCGACATCTACGGGCCTTCGCAGCCAAGACTGATGGACAGCGAGGGCGTCAAGCCCGAGGCGCGCGGGTCGAAGCTTGCGCCCGTCCCCAACGCCTATGGCGTGCCGATGCTGTCGACCGGCCAGATCGCGGCGCCCGGACAGGCGATCGCCTGGCGCGGCCCGATGGCGGGCAAGGCGCTCGAACAGCTCGTCGACGCAAGCTGGGGCGATATCGATACGCTCGTCGTCGACCTGCCGCCCGGCACCGGCGACGTCCAGTTGACGATGATCCAGCGCCACAAGCCCGCCGGCGCGGTGATCGTATCGACCCCGCAGGACCTCGCGCTGATGGACGCGACGCGCGCGATCAGCCTGTTCGAACAGGCCGAGGTGCCGATCATCGGCCTCGTCGAGAATATGGCGGGCTATGCCTGTCCGCATTGCGGCGAGGTCAGCGACCCGTTCGGTTGCGGCGGCGCCGAGGCGGCGGCGCAGACGATGGGGCTCGACTTTCTCGGCCGCGTGCCGCTGTCGATGGGCATCCGCCTCGCCAGCGACGGCGGCGTGCCTCCGGCCGCCGGAACCGATCCGGTGGGCGAGCCGTTCCACGCGATAGCGGCGAAGGTCGCCGCATGGCTGGCCGCAAGAAAGGGGCGATGA